The DNA segment TTTTTCTGATAGAATCGCTCATCGCCGCCTCCATGAGGAAACCGAATCACTGTCAGGACACGATTATGCAAAAAGGGTAGAAGGTGTGGAGCAATCTGTTGAAGATAAAAGAGATAGTCATCCTTTACGGCGTGGTCCCAAATAGGTTTATCAGGGTGCGTCATCTCCATATATTCTTTTGGTAAAGATAAATCTTTTCTCAATCGATTGTATGTACATCCATCAGGATCCATCGATAAATTAAAATCCAAGAATCTCGGTTCACGCATATTCTTATCATTCATGCTGATGCTTAAGATGTCTGCACAGATTCCAGGTGGTAAAATCCATCCGTTAGCTCCATGCTTTTTACCTTTTTGCTTAAACAATCCAATAAGCGTTTGACGTTGCTCCTCCGAAAAACCGTGTGTTACTTGTACAACAGGTGTTAGCGTTTCATTCTCATAGACCTGACCAGTAAAATATTGATTTGTTGATTGATAGTGGGTAAGAATGACTGTTCCTTGTTTAGGAAGCTTCCACTTTAACCAATCAGACGAACGCTTACCTTCAGTCCATTGACTTGTTGTTTTTTTAGCTAGAATCCCTTCTCCTGCCTCGAATGATAGCTGCCTAAGTAAGGGATCTACATGTGTAAAGCGTTGGATGGAGAGGAGACGGTTACTGGATAACTTTGAGAAAAAAGCGTCTAAATGCTTTATACGATCGCATAAAGGCAGATGAGAAAGTGATTCTTGATTTAATTGAATAAGATCAAACACGATTAGTGAGCAAGGAAATGTCTCAGCTTGGGTTTCGATGGTTCTCTTTGCGCGAAGCTTTGATCTAGTATGAACCTTTGAGAAATCACTGCATAATGGTGAGCGCAGATAAACGAGCTCAGAATCTAGAATAAAGGATGAATAAGGAAAGGAATGTTTTTTTATTTCATCTATAATTTCTGGGAACTGCGAAGTCATATCCCGACCATTTCGACTTTGCAAGCGAACAAGTGAGGGCGTCACAATAAGTAAACACCGGAACCCATCAAATTTTGGTTCATACAGCCAGTGGTTTCCATGAGGTAGCTCAATAGTACGCGTTGCAAGCATTGGTTTAATGGTCACATGATACTCCTCCGTTTCTCTTCAGTTAGTTTAAGTGTTTCACCTTAATCTATACATAAAAATAGAGCGACAATCAAACAGTAACAAAAAAGGGAGGCTACGATATGCATACGGTTTGGAAAGGAACGATCAGCTTTGGACTTGTCAGTATTCCAGTCAAGCTCCATACAGCGACAGAAAACAAAGATATTAAGCTTAGACAGCTTCATAAGAAATGTCACACACCGATCTCATATCAGAAGACATGTTCAAACTGCGAAGAGGAAGTGAAACAAGAGGATATTGTGAAGGCATATGAATACAGCAAAAACAAATTTGTCGTATTAGATGAAGAAGATTTAGAAGCACTAAGAAAAGAAAATGAAGAGAAAGCCGTAGAAATTCTTGATTTTGTAAAGCTTGAGGAAATTGACCCGATTTACTTTGAAAAGAGCTATTTTTTAGCTCCTGGTGATGGGGGATCTAAAGCGTACTCCCTTCTTCATAAAGCACTCGAGCAGTCTGGGAAAATTGGTGTGGCAAAAATCATCATTCGTTCAAAAGAACAATTAGCCATTGTACGTGTCTATCAGCAATGTTTACTAATGGAGACAATACATTTTCCTGATGAAGTAAGAAGCGTGGATGAAGTACCATCCATTACAGGAGAGAAGCAGGTTGATGAAAAGCAGTTAAAGACAGCACTACTTTTAATAGATCAATTAACAAAAACGTTTGATCCTGCTGCTTACCATGATGAGTATAGAGAAAATCTCATGAATCTCATCGAGCAAAAACAAGCTGGAGCAGAAACCGTAACACCTTCAGCCCAGAAGCAAACTGCAACAAATGTGACAGATCTAACAGAAGCACTGCAGCTATCGTTAGAACGCACGAAGCCAAAGCGCAAAGCAGCAGTGAAACGAAAGGCACCAGCGCGTAAAAAAGCCTAACCTATTTTTCGGTCATCAAAAATGGTGTATACTGGACGTATTACTCATGTTTTATGAAGGAAAGGACGTTCGGTTGTGGTTATTGGAATTATTGGTGCAATGGAAGAAGAAGTCGTATTACTAAGAAGCAAGCTTGAAAATAGAGAGGATCGCGTGATTGCGGGCTGCGAGTTCAACGCAGGAACAATTAACGATGTGAAAGTTGTATTATTAAAATCAGGCATTGGTAAAGTAAATGCAGCGATAGGGACCACTCTTTTAATTCAACTTTATTCACCTGATCGAATCATTAATACTGGTTCGGCAGGTGGATTTTATCCGTCTTTAACTGTTGGAGATATCGTTATTTCAACAGAGTTGCGCTATCACGATGTGGATGCGACTGTATTTGGCTATGAATATGGTCAGGTTCCTCAAATGCCGGCTTTTTATCAGCCGGATACACATTTAATGCAAGTAGCAGAGGAAGCAGCGCAGAAAGTAGGCATTCATTCAGAAAAAGGATTAATTGTATCAGGTGATTCATTTATGAGTGATGAAACACGTGTTGAAGAGATTAAGCAGCTCTTTAATGAACCGTATTGTGCTGAAATGGAAGCAGGAGCTATTGCACAGGTTTGTCAGCAATTTGAGGTTCCTTTTGTGATTATTCGGGCACTATCTGACATTGCTGGAAGTGATGCGAAGATGTCGTATGATCAATTTCTTGAAACAGCTTCTGTGAATTCTGCTAAACAAGTGCTTTTAATGGTTGAAGCACTAGCTAATTAATAGGTTAAACCTTCCTTTACTCCCTACTATTACATCATCTCTGGCATAAAAAGAATGATAGAATGATTGATAGATAAGAGGGAGGCGGTTTGAGTGGAAACGAAAAGAGAGAAGATTCTACTTGGCAAGCAAGAGGATTATAATCGATTTGGATATGTTCTTTGGTCACTGGCCGCTTTTTTATACGTGGGACTAGTTATCCCGGAAGACTTAGCACAAACAACAAGGCCTCCAGAACTAATGATACCTGCGATTTGCTTGTCGTTAGTAGGAGCAGTTATTTGTAATCGATTAGCTGTCCGAGCGAAGAAAAAATTACACGATGAATGAATAGAAGAAGATACAGGGACAAAACTAAAATTAATGAGAGAATGACGAATGATTCTAGATGTAATCATTCGTCATTTGTGTTTTCCGTATCTTTCAGTAAGACGAGCGGAAGGAGAACCCGACACTCCTGTGGAAAAGTACGCGGTGAAGACTCTGTAGCGGTGCTTTTTCCGCGAAAGGGGCTGAGGCCGTACCCCATAGCCGTCAAGTTAAGAAAGGAAAAAGAAAGAGCTCATCCTTTATCTTGTAGTGGATCTAGTATTTTCCATCAGGGTACGTATGGATAGATTGGCTCTTTTTATATTTTTTTGCACCGGATTCTACCGTTTTACTCCATACGCGCATGTGTTTCATAGGCGATCTGTAAGATGTCATAGGGACTTTGATGGCGGTGGCGATGGTCTTTTCGTCCATATCGGTAAATGTTCTCGTAGATATTTTCTAGAACGTCTTCTAATGAAGAACGATGATAGAGAGCGTATCCTTTTGACTCTTCTATAGCCCTTTTGGCATGATGGATACACTTGTATTCACTGCCTTCGAGGTGGTGTTTTTGATGAAGATAGAACCGGCATTGAAACGCCACCATCGAAGAAAGCAGAATGTGTATAAGTTTCCCATACATGTGGCAGAGAAACCGATCTGGATTCATCGCGCGCACGTGATCAATGGCGAAAAGGGATTTCCACGTTTTGAAAAGAATCTCGACTTGCCAGCGTAAGGAATACATCGGATACAATGCTTGCACATCCATTTCTTCCTGTGTTAGGTTAGTGGCAAGGATTTGGGTATGATCCTTTTTGTCGGCGGATTGGGTATGACCCCCTTTCCGTCTTCTTTTTCGTAAACCGGCTTTCCTCTTGTTTTGTTGATCCTCTGTCAATCGTTGCACGATGACACGGGTTTGAAGGGTGTTCTTTCCTTTGACCCCTAATTGGATGACCCCATAATCTTTGATCGCTCCCGGTTCTAGCTGCTTCGCATCTTCTTCTGGTTTGATTTGGATTCGTTCCCCTTGATCATCTCTAGTCCAATAGGTCATATTGGCCGGCGTCCGCGTGATATAAGAAGCGCCTGCACGATCAATTTGTTTCAAATGGTCGCCAGAAAAGTAGCCGAGATCACGGATGATCAAATCTCCTGGCTGGATCGTATCGGCTAATGCATAGGCGGCGTGATGGTCACTTTCTCTTGAACCGCAAAGTAAGGTATGCAAAAATTTCCCCTCATATAGCTCATACTCTAAATGAATTTTCGCTCCATCTGAAGAAGTACCTTCTTTCCTTGGTCGTTCAAATGAAGTCGCATCTAAGATGCGGATCCGAGAAAACGGGGTCTCCGGAAGAGGTGGCATGGCGATGACCTCTTGTTTGCCCGCCAATTGAAAAAACACATGCTTCAAAAAAGCGGCTCCTTTTTCATCGAAGCGTTGGTGTAAGGCTTGTTTGGAGAGCTGGGTATTCGATTCACGCGAAAGAGCTCCACAAAGCTGTGTTAACTCTGTAGAACCCACGGGTTGAGGCAGAAACGCACAAATACTCAAGAAATCCTCAGGTTTTAATTTCTTTAGACGCTGTACAAACCCAACGTCTCGGGCAGATTGGCGAAGGTTCGGTACAGATAAAACGTCCAACACGGTTTTCGCAAACGTACTGAACTCCTCTTTTAAAGACACAAACGATCCCTCCCTAGGACTGGTTAAACCCCCATCCTAACGAAGAATCGTCTATAATTAAACCGATTTTACTTAACTTGACGGCTATGGGCCGTACCCACGGAAAGGGAGGGATTCTCCTGAAGCGGATATTGTGCTAGGTTCGTGTTTTGCTATCCCCATTAATATTAACTCTCAGCTTTTTTTATATTTAATCTTGGTCTTCTTGTAAGATCGCAAGAAAAGCAACAAGTAACCTAGCTGTAAGGCCCCAGATCACATGACCATCGTATTCAAACACATACTCTGTCATTGTATGCTTTTGTCCCTTATAGGCAGATTGATTGGCGATCTTATGAAGCGGGAAATCCTCTGAGAATTCAAGGTGAAGCATGGTCTTGTGTTCATTCGGTGGATGCTCAAGTAGATAGGATAGCGGAACTCGAAACGTAGCAGATACTTCTGCTTGATTTGGGTTCACTGCACTTGGATCCTGGATATAACAAACATAAGGATAGATTTTCCCTCGTCTTGGGCTCATCACGGGTTCTAGAGCAGAAGACGTAAGAACGTCAAAATCATTGTGAGATAGTCCGAGCTCTTCACATAATTCGCGACATGCAGCAGCCAGCGGGTTCACATCATCTGGATCAATACGTCCTCCTGGAAAACAAATTTCACCTGGTTGACTTCGTAACGTCAAGGCACGAACCTCAAACAAAACTGATAAGCTTTGATCCTCCTCACGTACAAGAGGAATAACAATGGCAGCATCACGACTTTTATCAAGTTTATGGTTAGATAAAATCGACTGGATTAATTGAATATCATTCATATGAATCCTTTCTTCATTGTGAATGGGTTGTGAGGGTAGAAAATGTGTAAGGATATATGACAAAATTACTGTATCCTCATTCTAATTGCATTAAAGTAAGACGTAGGAAAGGTCATTGACCTAGCTTCCAAAATGTTCTCTCTACTCTCCCCCATTGGGCGGTTCGCTAAGCGAGCCGCCACTTTTTTAGTATAATAAGTCCAGAAATTCTTCTTTTGTGACCTTGCCAAAGAAGGAAGAAATGTCAACATC comes from the Alkalihalobacillus sp. FSL W8-0930 genome and includes:
- the ligD gene encoding DNA ligase D codes for the protein MTIKPMLATRTIELPHGNHWLYEPKFDGFRCLLIVTPSLVRLQSRNGRDMTSQFPEIIDEIKKHSFPYSSFILDSELVYLRSPLCSDFSKVHTRSKLRAKRTIETQAETFPCSLIVFDLIQLNQESLSHLPLCDRIKHLDAFFSKLSSNRLLSIQRFTHVDPLLRQLSFEAGEGILAKKTTSQWTEGKRSSDWLKWKLPKQGTVILTHYQSTNQYFTGQVYENETLTPVVQVTHGFSEEQRQTLIGLFKQKGKKHGANGWILPPGICADILSISMNDKNMREPRFLDFNLSMDPDGCTYNRLRKDLSLPKEYMEMTHPDKPIWDHAVKDDYLFYLQQIAPHLLPFLHNRVLTVIRFPHGGGDERFYQKNRPDSAPDFVTSIKYEDIDYILCNGYDTLLWLGNQLALEFHIPYQTYSDDRPSEMVIDLDPPSINEFHLAVTAAKLAKEALDYFKLKAYVKTSGGKGLQLYIPLPLDEFTYEETRSFLFFLCNFLCEQHSELFTLERLKKKRKGRLYLDYLQHDAGKTIIAPYSTRGDTGYVATPLEWEELEDASLHPSKFTIWTVLERLDRRKDPFHSFNNVRVNQPFREVLERINN
- a CDS encoding Ku protein, which gives rise to MHTVWKGTISFGLVSIPVKLHTATENKDIKLRQLHKKCHTPISYQKTCSNCEEEVKQEDIVKAYEYSKNKFVVLDEEDLEALRKENEEKAVEILDFVKLEEIDPIYFEKSYFLAPGDGGSKAYSLLHKALEQSGKIGVAKIIIRSKEQLAIVRVYQQCLLMETIHFPDEVRSVDEVPSITGEKQVDEKQLKTALLLIDQLTKTFDPAAYHDEYRENLMNLIEQKQAGAETVTPSAQKQTATNVTDLTEALQLSLERTKPKRKAAVKRKAPARKKA
- the mtnN gene encoding 5'-methylthioadenosine/S-adenosylhomocysteine nucleosidase, coding for MVIGIIGAMEEEVVLLRSKLENREDRVIAGCEFNAGTINDVKVVLLKSGIGKVNAAIGTTLLIQLYSPDRIINTGSAGGFYPSLTVGDIVISTELRYHDVDATVFGYEYGQVPQMPAFYQPDTHLMQVAEEAAQKVGIHSEKGLIVSGDSFMSDETRVEEIKQLFNEPYCAEMEAGAIAQVCQQFEVPFVIIRALSDIAGSDAKMSYDQFLETASVNSAKQVLLMVEALAN
- a CDS encoding YrhC family protein, which translates into the protein METKREKILLGKQEDYNRFGYVLWSLAAFLYVGLVIPEDLAQTTRPPELMIPAICLSLVGAVICNRLAVRAKKKLHDE
- a CDS encoding IS4 family transposase, which produces MSLKEEFSTFAKTVLDVLSVPNLRQSARDVGFVQRLKKLKPEDFLSICAFLPQPVGSTELTQLCGALSRESNTQLSKQALHQRFDEKGAAFLKHVFFQLAGKQEVIAMPPLPETPFSRIRILDATSFERPRKEGTSSDGAKIHLEYELYEGKFLHTLLCGSRESDHHAAYALADTIQPGDLIIRDLGYFSGDHLKQIDRAGASYITRTPANMTYWTRDDQGERIQIKPEEDAKQLEPGAIKDYGVIQLGVKGKNTLQTRVIVQRLTEDQQNKRKAGLRKRRRKGGHTQSADKKDHTQILATNLTQEEMDVQALYPMYSLRWQVEILFKTWKSLFAIDHVRAMNPDRFLCHMYGKLIHILLSSMVAFQCRFYLHQKHHLEGSEYKCIHHAKRAIEESKGYALYHRSSLEDVLENIYENIYRYGRKDHRHRHQSPYDILQIAYETHARME
- a CDS encoding CoA pyrophosphatase codes for the protein MNDIQLIQSILSNHKLDKSRDAAIVIPLVREEDQSLSVLFEVRALTLRSQPGEICFPGGRIDPDDVNPLAAACRELCEELGLSHNDFDVLTSSALEPVMSPRRGKIYPYVCYIQDPSAVNPNQAEVSATFRVPLSYLLEHPPNEHKTMLHLEFSEDFPLHKIANQSAYKGQKHTMTEYVFEYDGHVIWGLTARLLVAFLAILQEDQD